A single region of the Neisseriaceae bacterium genome encodes:
- the pilQ gene encoding type IV pilus secretin PilQ produces the protein MLRLSKRVISVLVLLLIQFSWAGNISKLELAVIDNSRVIKIKFNGDVVMPKAISKQNNFQVTLDFHGVKSLVDRHILEYDDPILSSIVLSELRDTTQITIQMKQQSIYKLVRRGDEIWLYVDPSSQKIYNHQKNDQEVNNKSSAKATTYGIPRGNQNPIKLEFRRMNNGSGTIALIVNHQHETPQVKKFNNRLQIKLKNYRPVSEAQNIYDVTEFNTIVRSIDINKQGNDAIVTVYTNGGNWDYRLSDHGSEIVVDVYTNESIFSTERVGKSPNLKYKGGKVSFDFQNIEVRTILQILAKEGNINIVASDSVKGKLTLKLNNVRWDEALDLILQSRNLGMRKVGSIIHIAPKSEFEVQDRQQLMMEKDQISLGGLQSRSFQVKYKSVEDLKKMVEKSSSSSSGNSILSKRGSIMIDEGTNTVIVTDIPASIDKFERMLQQIDISRDQVMISARIVEVKDTYARNLGMKLGAIVNRNNGDNQYRGSIGGGSLSSSTALSPNINLPVVPGVSGSTGFSLIRSTNSAIVNLEISAMQEEGNAKIISSPRVLTLNGEQALLEEGVEVPYRTMQGGNDGFTMKFKRAVTSLKVTPQIIPDGNVILDVEVSKDTPFQDNGAIGVKKLNTRAMIEDGGTLILGGIYDESSSDGINKVPLLGDIPLLGNIFKTQNRNSERREVLIFLTPKVVKSSEDSLFY, from the coding sequence ATGTTGAGATTATCAAAAAGAGTAATATCAGTGTTGGTATTATTGTTGATCCAGTTTTCGTGGGCGGGTAATATTTCCAAGCTTGAGTTGGCAGTCATCGATAACAGTCGTGTTATTAAAATTAAATTTAATGGGGATGTTGTCATGCCTAAGGCTATTTCTAAACAAAATAATTTTCAGGTAACACTGGACTTTCATGGTGTGAAATCGTTAGTTGATCGTCATATTTTAGAATATGATGATCCTATTTTATCTTCTATTGTTTTATCTGAGTTGCGCGATACAACTCAGATAACTATTCAAATGAAACAACAGTCAATTTATAAGTTGGTTCGAAGAGGTGATGAAATTTGGTTATACGTTGATCCTTCTTCTCAGAAGATATATAACCATCAAAAAAATGATCAGGAAGTAAATAACAAATCCTCCGCTAAAGCGACGACTTACGGTATCCCTCGAGGCAATCAAAATCCAATTAAATTGGAATTTAGAAGGATGAATAATGGTAGTGGGACTATTGCATTGATAGTTAATCATCAGCATGAAACACCACAAGTCAAAAAATTCAATAATCGTCTTCAAATAAAATTGAAGAACTATAGGCCAGTTTCTGAGGCTCAAAATATCTATGATGTTACTGAATTTAATACGATTGTTAGGAGCATTGATATTAACAAACAAGGTAATGATGCCATTGTTACAGTCTATACTAATGGTGGAAACTGGGATTATAGATTAAGTGATCATGGATCTGAGATAGTAGTAGATGTGTATACTAATGAGAGTATTTTTTCAACTGAACGTGTTGGGAAATCACCAAATTTAAAATATAAAGGTGGCAAAGTTTCCTTTGATTTTCAAAATATCGAGGTAAGAACTATACTACAAATTCTAGCTAAAGAGGGTAATATTAACATTGTGGCGAGTGATTCAGTAAAAGGAAAATTAACTTTAAAATTGAATAATGTGCGTTGGGATGAAGCTTTGGATTTAATATTACAGTCTAGAAATCTAGGTATGCGTAAAGTAGGCTCAATTATTCATATTGCACCTAAATCCGAATTTGAGGTTCAAGATCGACAACAATTAATGATGGAAAAAGATCAGATAAGTTTAGGAGGGTTACAATCTCGTTCATTTCAAGTTAAATATAAATCCGTAGAGGATTTGAAAAAAATGGTAGAGAAATCTAGCAGTAGTAGTTCTGGGAACTCTATTCTTTCTAAGCGTGGCTCCATCATGATAGATGAGGGAACCAACACAGTTATTGTTACAGATATACCTGCTAGTATTGATAAATTCGAGCGGATGTTGCAGCAGATAGATATTTCAAGAGATCAAGTAATGATTTCAGCCCGTATTGTAGAGGTGAAGGATACTTATGCTAGAAATTTAGGTATGAAGCTTGGCGCGATCGTTAATAGGAATAATGGTGATAATCAATACAGAGGATCTATAGGGGGGGGGAGCTTGTCGTCAAGTACGGCTTTATCACCTAATATTAATCTTCCTGTCGTCCCTGGTGTTAGTGGTTCTACTGGCTTTTCTTTAATTAGAAGTACTAATTCGGCCATTGTGAATTTGGAAATATCTGCAATGCAAGAAGAAGGTAACGCAAAGATTATTTCATCACCAAGAGTATTAACATTGAATGGTGAACAAGCATTGTTAGAAGAAGGTGTAGAGGTTCCTTATCGAACAATGCAGGGAGGTAATGATGGCTTTACAATGAAGTTTAAAAGAGCAGTAACATCATTAAAAGTGACACCTCAGATCATACCAGATGGCAACGTTATATTAGATGTTGAAGTTTCCAAAGATACACCATTTCAAGACAATGGGGCAATTGGTGTTAAAAAATTAAATACGAGAGCAATGATTGAAGATGGGGGTACTTTGATTTTGGGAGGTATTTATGATGAATCTTCAAGTGATGGTATAAACAAAGTTCCTTTGTTAGGAGATATTCCCTTACTTGGTAATATATTTAAAACTCAAAATAGAAACTCAGAACGTAGGGAAGTACTGATTTTTTTAACACCTAAGGTTGTTAAGTCATCTGAGGATTCTTTGTTCTACTAA
- a CDS encoding paraslipin, which yields MTVALLLIVVVAIIGWQSIKVVPQQEAYVIERLGKYHKTLYAGLSIIIPFIDRLSYKHTLKEIPLDVPSQICITRDNTQLTVDGIIYFQVTDPKLASYGTSNYVLAITQLAQTTLRSVIGRMELDKTFEEREEINKAVVSALDEAAPSWGVKVLRYEIKDLVPPKEILQAMQAQITAEREKRARIATSEGLKIEQINLASGKREAAIQESEGEQQAKINHATGEAESLRLVANATADALRIVAESINNPGGFEAVNYKIAEQYVEAFKNLAKTNNTLILPANVADIGSLVSTGLQIVKGHKINK from the coding sequence ATGACAGTGGCATTGCTACTGATAGTTGTAGTTGCCATTATTGGCTGGCAATCCATAAAAGTAGTTCCCCAACAAGAAGCTTATGTTATTGAACGACTCGGAAAATATCATAAAACTTTGTATGCTGGGTTAAGTATCATCATACCCTTTATAGATAGGTTGTCTTATAAGCACACCCTAAAAGAAATTCCCTTAGATGTACCCAGTCAAATATGTATTACTCGTGATAATACCCAACTAACTGTAGATGGTATTATTTATTTCCAAGTCACTGATCCTAAGTTAGCCTCTTATGGAACAAGTAATTACGTATTAGCCATTACACAACTTGCTCAGACGACTCTACGCTCAGTCATTGGTCGTATGGAACTGGATAAAACTTTTGAAGAAAGAGAAGAAATCAACAAAGCAGTTGTTTCTGCTCTTGATGAAGCAGCACCATCATGGGGGGTAAAGGTCTTACGTTATGAGATCAAAGACTTAGTACCACCAAAAGAAATATTACAGGCAATGCAGGCACAGATTACTGCAGAAAGAGAAAAACGAGCAAGAATAGCAACCTCAGAAGGTTTAAAAATAGAACAAATCAACCTTGCCTCTGGTAAGAGAGAGGCTGCAATTCAAGAGTCTGAAGGTGAACAGCAGGCAAAAATTAATCATGCTACAGGTGAGGCTGAATCATTAAGATTAGTTGCCAATGCAACTGCAGATGCTCTTCGGATAGTTGCTGAATCAATTAATAATCCTGGAGGATTTGAAGCTGTGAATTATAAAATTGCAGAACAGTATGTAGAGGCATTTAAAAACCTAGCTAAAACTAACAATACTTTAATTTTACCGGCTAATGTCGCAGATATTGGCAGTTTGGTCTCTACTGGATTACAAATTGTAAAAGGTCATAAAATCAATAAGTAA
- a CDS encoding AAA family ATPase, which yields MHKQLNVYLIGLPGSGKTTIGKALAKKLNKDFFDSDHFLVNRTGVSIKTIFDLEGEQGFRQREKRAIQELTLKHNIVLATGGGSILDEDSRVLLKKTGFVIYLKAKPDSLVERMEKDTSRPLFLGVDTLRTLMDLYEERAPLYNEVAHVIYPINNKNSTFHRCVEELSDLIEHRGYNVGQKKINC from the coding sequence ATGCATAAACAATTAAATGTATATTTAATAGGGTTGCCTGGTTCTGGTAAAACTACCATAGGAAAAGCGTTGGCTAAGAAACTGAATAAAGATTTTTTTGACTCAGATCATTTTTTAGTCAATAGGACTGGTGTTTCTATAAAAACTATTTTTGATCTTGAAGGTGAACAAGGCTTTAGGCAAAGAGAAAAGAGGGCAATACAGGAGCTTACTTTAAAACATAATATTGTTTTAGCCACAGGAGGGGGTTCTATCTTAGACGAAGATAGTAGAGTACTTTTGAAAAAAACTGGCTTTGTGATTTACTTGAAAGCAAAGCCAGATTCCTTAGTAGAGCGTATGGAAAAGGATACTTCGAGGCCCTTGTTTTTGGGGGTGGATACTTTAAGGACATTAATGGATTTATATGAGGAAAGAGCACCTTTGTATAACGAGGTTGCACATGTGATTTACCCTATTAACAACAAAAACTCCACTTTCCATCGTTGTGTAGAGGAGTTGTCAGACCTAATTGAACATAGGGGATATAATGTCGGACAAAAAAAAATTAATTGTTAA
- the aroB gene encoding 3-dehydroquinate synthase, with amino-acid sequence MSDKKKLIVKAKSRRYPIFFADYLSELLEEQIGSFLTSQVVIITNTTIELLYLDMIREILTTKGYKPLVIVLPDGEEYKNFDTLNTIYDALLTNNIERNTTLIALGGGVIGDIVGFVAATYQRGVAFIQIPTTLLSQVDSSVGGKTGINHPLGKNMIGAFYQPQAVFIGHDVLETLPKREFSAGMAEVIKYALLGDYTFFQWLEDNTYLIKTLDNKAILHIIHTCCAMKADIVAKDEKEGGMRALLNLGHTFGHVIEVEMGFGHWLHGEAVAVGLVLASELSKNYANVRPEDILRIKKLLKDFNLPTEPPMIPIENWLRAFKRDKKVKDGVVRFVTLQSLGYAVINDCVTEEDLRGILNEYQSS; translated from the coding sequence ATGTCGGACAAAAAAAAATTAATTGTTAAGGCGAAATCGAGACGATATCCCATTTTTTTTGCAGATTATTTAAGCGAGTTATTGGAAGAACAGATAGGTTCTTTTTTAACTTCTCAGGTTGTCATCATTACTAATACAACAATTGAATTGTTGTATCTTGACATGATAAGAGAAATTCTGACTACTAAAGGTTATAAACCGTTAGTGATCGTTTTACCCGATGGGGAAGAATATAAGAATTTTGATACATTAAATACTATTTATGATGCTTTACTAACAAACAATATTGAACGAAATACTACTTTGATTGCTTTAGGTGGAGGTGTGATTGGTGATATTGTTGGTTTTGTCGCGGCCACTTATCAAAGGGGTGTTGCTTTTATTCAGATTCCTACTACTTTATTAAGTCAAGTAGATTCATCTGTAGGCGGGAAAACTGGGATTAATCATCCTTTGGGTAAAAATATGATAGGTGCTTTTTATCAACCTCAAGCAGTATTTATAGGGCACGATGTCCTAGAAACTTTACCTAAAAGGGAATTTTCTGCTGGTATGGCAGAGGTAATAAAATATGCTTTATTAGGAGATTACACTTTTTTTCAGTGGTTAGAAGACAATACATATTTAATTAAAACTTTAGACAATAAAGCTATATTGCATATTATTCATACATGTTGTGCGATGAAGGCAGACATTGTGGCCAAAGATGAAAAAGAAGGTGGCATGAGAGCATTACTTAATTTAGGCCACACATTCGGACATGTTATTGAAGTTGAAATGGGATTTGGTCATTGGTTGCATGGTGAGGCGGTCGCTGTGGGTTTGGTATTGGCTAGTGAATTATCAAAAAATTATGCTAATGTCAGACCAGAAGATATTTTACGAATTAAAAAACTGTTAAAAGACTTTAATTTACCTACAGAGCCACCGATGATCCCAATTGAAAATTGGTTAAGGGCTTTTAAACGTGATAAAAAAGTGAAAGATGGAGTTGTTAGGTTTGTAACCTTACAGTCATTAGGATATGCGGTTATTAATGATTGTGTTACAGAAGAAGACTTAAGAGGAATCCTAAATGAATATCAAAGTTCGTAA
- the argS gene encoding arginine--tRNA ligase, with protein sequence MNMSDLLTDMAKEAFEQVGIGEYPVVLQPVKSPQFGDYQINGVIAAAKRIQRNPRELADKVVQYLDKQDIIQSLEVAGPGFINIRLDGHFLNQQVNLMLEDNRLGVKPSLHGKKIVIDYSSPNLAKEMHVGHLRSTIIGDSLNRIYQFMGANVIPQNHVGDWGTQFGMLVAYLIEQEQKSESEFILSDLEVFYRQAKKKFDEDKSFADLARGYVLRLQNNDPEILKYWKKFVETSIEHIQAIYQRLGVLLTRDDIFGESEYNEELPKIVNLLLEKGIAVTDDNGTKLVYLEDLRDENDRPGVLIIQKQDGGYLYATTDFACLKTNIQDHHATHLIYVVDSRQELHFKSLFNISERAGWLPENVLAEHVAFGTIMGDDGKPFKTRDGKTIKLVDLLNEAVSRAKDLIQSKNPDLTSESINEIAEVVGIGAVKYADLSKNRLSDYIFNWDKMLSFEGNTAPYLQYAYARISSLLNKSGVEPKQLIQEVAYRERLEQQLAVSLLKFEEVLLQVIDSSNPHYLAGYLYQLATLFSRFYEAHDILKAPDKIKLERLALSDLTGRILKQGLDLLGINVLKRM encoded by the coding sequence ATGAATATGAGTGATTTGCTGACAGATATGGCAAAAGAGGCATTTGAACAAGTGGGTATAGGCGAGTATCCTGTTGTTTTGCAACCTGTTAAGAGTCCTCAATTTGGAGACTATCAGATTAATGGGGTAATTGCCGCAGCTAAAAGAATTCAGAGAAATCCTAGAGAATTAGCGGATAAGGTCGTTCAATATTTAGATAAGCAGGATATTATTCAATCATTAGAAGTAGCAGGACCAGGTTTTATTAATATTAGACTGGATGGTCATTTTTTAAATCAACAAGTTAATTTAATGTTAGAAGATAATCGATTAGGGGTGAAGCCTAGTTTGCATGGTAAAAAAATAGTAATTGACTATTCCTCACCTAATTTGGCAAAAGAAATGCATGTAGGTCATTTGCGTTCAACGATTATAGGTGATAGCTTAAATCGAATTTATCAATTTATGGGAGCTAATGTTATTCCCCAAAATCATGTAGGTGACTGGGGGACTCAGTTTGGTATGTTAGTAGCATATTTGATTGAGCAAGAACAAAAAAGTGAATCTGAATTTATTTTATCAGACTTAGAGGTATTCTATCGTCAAGCAAAGAAGAAATTTGATGAGGATAAAAGTTTTGCTGATCTAGCTAGAGGGTATGTTCTTAGATTACAAAATAATGATCCAGAAATTTTAAAGTATTGGAAAAAATTTGTGGAAACTTCTATTGAGCATATACAGGCAATTTACCAACGATTGGGGGTATTACTCACTAGAGATGATATCTTTGGAGAGTCTGAATATAATGAAGAATTACCCAAAATTGTTAATTTATTATTAGAAAAAGGTATTGCAGTAACAGATGATAATGGCACCAAGCTTGTATATTTAGAAGACTTACGAGATGAAAATGATCGGCCAGGTGTATTGATTATTCAAAAGCAGGATGGTGGTTATTTATATGCAACCACAGATTTTGCCTGTTTAAAGACTAATATTCAAGACCACCATGCAACACATTTAATTTATGTGGTTGATTCTAGACAAGAACTACATTTTAAGTCATTGTTTAATATTTCTGAACGAGCTGGTTGGCTACCTGAAAATGTATTAGCAGAGCATGTGGCATTTGGTACAATAATGGGGGACGATGGTAAGCCTTTTAAAACACGTGATGGTAAGACTATTAAGTTAGTCGATTTATTAAATGAAGCAGTATCTAGAGCCAAAGATTTGATTCAAAGTAAAAATCCAGATTTAACCTCAGAATCGATTAATGAAATTGCTGAAGTTGTAGGAATTGGCGCAGTAAAATATGCAGATTTATCTAAAAATCGCTTGAGTGATTATATTTTTAATTGGGATAAGATGCTGTCTTTTGAAGGCAATACAGCACCTTATTTGCAATATGCTTATGCTAGAATTAGTAGTTTATTAAACAAGTCTGGGGTAGAGCCTAAACAGCTGATTCAAGAAGTAGCTTATCGAGAGCGGTTAGAACAACAATTAGCAGTTTCATTATTAAAATTCGAAGAAGTTTTATTGCAAGTTATTGATAGTAGTAACCCTCACTATTTAGCGGGATACCTTTATCAATTGGCAACATTATTTAGTCGATTTTATGAGGCACATGATATTTTGAAAGCACCTGATAAAATTAAATTAGAGCGTTTAGCTTTATCAGACTTAACAGGAAGAATATTGAAGCAAGGCTTGGATTTATTGGGTATTAATGTCTTGAAGCGTATGTAA
- the gcvP gene encoding aminomethyl-transferring glycine dehydrogenase, with product MNLIDIFQKQDFISRHIGSSLDEQKEMLSVLGFTSLDDFINQVIPPSIRFKGELAINEAKTEREALIDIKKIVSKNKIFKSYLGQGYYPTFLPTVILRNLLENPGWYTSYTPYQAEVSQGRLEALLNFQQVCIDLTGMPIAGASLLDEATAAAEAMSMSKRVGKNKTNRFFVDSRIFPQTLDVIQTRARYFNFEIVIGDVSKNIEGNYFGAIIQYTGLEGDIVALEPIISRFKDKGIIVSVIADIMSLVLLKSPGELGADIVLGNSQRFGVPMSFGGPHAAFFAFKDEYKRMAPGRLIGVSVDTDGQLALRMALQTREQHIRREKATSNICTAQALLANIAGMYAVYHGPKRLKQIAKRIHLLASAFADRVTDNKQVELKHQVFFDTLCIDCKEYFSEIVDKAKENYINLGILNENKVLVSFSELSNEEDFEILCEIFTQQKSHLHSNPIKDRLNNSFLRTDDILMHPVFNSYHTEHEMLRYLKKLENKDISLTRSMISLGSCTMKLNATSEMIPITWPKLMEIHPFAPKEQTEGYLELIQDLQEQLKAITGFDGISVQPNSGAQGEYTGLVLIRRYLESIGQGSRNICLIPRSAHGTNPASAQMAGLKVIVVECDEAGNVDLGDLRAKAKHYENELATLMITYPSTHGVFEEGIVEICNIIHEHGGQVYMDGANMNAQVGLMRPADIGADILHINLHKTFCIPHGGGGPGVGPIGFKKHLAPFMPNHVISQVIDAKPNMGAVASAPYGSAGILVITWMYLSMMGREGLPLATKNALLNANYVAKCLKNDFPILYTGQNGFVAHECIVDLRPIKEETGLTEVDFAKRLIDFGFHAPTMSFPVPGTLMIEPTESESKQELDRFIDAMLQIKKEVDKVKNKEWTLDDNPLVHAPHTANSLVTCQWKHIYSREEAVYPLAFVKENKYWPSVSRVNDVYGDKNLICSCPLIEDYLE from the coding sequence ATGAATTTAATAGATATATTTCAAAAACAAGACTTTATTTCACGACATATAGGATCGAGTCTAGATGAACAAAAGGAAATGTTGAGCGTTTTAGGGTTTACTAGTTTGGATGATTTTATTAACCAAGTAATACCTCCTTCTATTAGATTCAAAGGTGAACTAGCTATCAATGAGGCAAAGACAGAAAGAGAAGCTTTGATTGATATTAAGAAAATAGTTTCAAAAAATAAAATATTTAAAAGTTATCTAGGACAGGGTTACTATCCTACTTTTTTACCAACTGTTATTTTAAGAAACTTATTGGAAAATCCTGGTTGGTATACCTCTTATACACCCTACCAGGCAGAGGTGTCACAGGGTCGTTTAGAGGCATTGTTGAACTTTCAGCAGGTATGTATTGATTTAACGGGCATGCCTATTGCTGGAGCTTCTTTATTGGATGAAGCAACAGCAGCTGCAGAGGCTATGTCAATGTCGAAACGAGTTGGGAAAAATAAAACTAACCGATTTTTTGTTGATAGTCGTATTTTCCCTCAGACTTTAGATGTCATTCAGACCAGGGCAAGATATTTTAATTTTGAAATTGTGATAGGTGATGTATCAAAAAATATTGAAGGTAATTATTTTGGAGCGATTATACAATATACAGGTTTAGAGGGTGATATTGTTGCTTTAGAGCCGATCATTTCAAGATTTAAAGACAAAGGTATCATCGTATCAGTTATTGCTGATATTATGAGTTTAGTTCTATTGAAATCGCCAGGAGAATTGGGAGCAGATATCGTATTGGGGAATAGTCAACGTTTTGGTGTTCCTATGAGTTTCGGTGGTCCCCATGCTGCTTTTTTTGCATTCAAAGATGAATATAAGAGAATGGCACCAGGACGTTTAATAGGTGTTTCTGTGGATACAGATGGGCAACTTGCCTTAAGAATGGCTTTGCAAACTAGAGAGCAACATATTCGTCGAGAAAAAGCCACATCTAATATATGTACTGCACAAGCCTTATTAGCTAATATTGCGGGTATGTATGCAGTTTACCATGGACCTAAACGCCTTAAACAAATTGCTAAACGAATTCATTTATTAGCAAGTGCTTTTGCGGATCGAGTTACTGATAATAAGCAAGTGGAATTGAAGCACCAGGTATTTTTTGATACTTTGTGTATTGATTGTAAGGAATACTTTTCAGAGATCGTTGATAAAGCTAAAGAGAATTATATTAATTTAGGTATTTTAAATGAAAATAAGGTCTTAGTTTCTTTTAGTGAACTTTCTAATGAAGAAGATTTTGAAATACTATGTGAAATATTTACACAACAAAAAAGTCACCTTCATAGTAATCCTATTAAAGATCGTTTAAATAATTCATTTTTACGTACAGATGATATTCTGATGCATCCTGTTTTTAATTCATACCATACAGAACATGAAATGTTACGTTATTTAAAAAAATTAGAGAATAAGGATATTTCTTTAACTAGGAGTATGATTTCATTGGGTAGTTGTACCATGAAATTAAATGCTACAAGTGAAATGATCCCCATTACTTGGCCTAAGTTAATGGAAATCCATCCTTTTGCGCCTAAAGAGCAGACAGAGGGCTATTTGGAACTTATTCAAGATTTACAAGAGCAATTAAAAGCAATAACTGGGTTTGATGGGATTTCTGTGCAACCTAATTCTGGGGCTCAAGGAGAATATACAGGATTAGTCCTTATTAGAAGATACCTAGAATCTATTGGTCAAGGGAGTAGAAATATTTGCTTGATTCCTCGTTCAGCACATGGGACAAATCCTGCAAGTGCTCAAATGGCAGGTCTCAAAGTGATCGTTGTAGAATGTGATGAAGCTGGTAATGTTGATCTTGGAGATTTACGAGCAAAAGCAAAACATTATGAAAATGAATTGGCTACATTAATGATTACCTATCCATCGACACATGGTGTGTTTGAGGAAGGGATTGTTGAAATTTGTAATATTATCCATGAGCATGGGGGTCAAGTGTATATGGATGGTGCCAATATGAATGCGCAGGTGGGATTGATGAGACCGGCAGATATTGGTGCGGATATTTTACATATCAATTTACATAAAACATTTTGTATTCCTCATGGTGGTGGAGGGCCTGGTGTAGGGCCTATTGGATTTAAAAAACACTTAGCACCATTTATGCCTAATCATGTCATCTCTCAAGTTATAGATGCAAAACCTAATATGGGTGCTGTAGCTTCTGCACCATATGGTTCTGCAGGAATTTTAGTAATTACTTGGATGTATTTGAGTATGATGGGAAGAGAAGGGCTCCCTCTCGCTACTAAGAATGCATTATTGAATGCAAATTATGTAGCTAAATGTTTGAAAAATGATTTTCCAATTTTGTATACAGGTCAAAATGGATTTGTAGCTCATGAATGTATTGTTGATTTGAGACCCATTAAAGAAGAAACAGGCTTGACTGAAGTAGACTTTGCTAAGCGGTTAATAGACTTCGGTTTTCATGCTCCAACTATGTCTTTTCCAGTTCCAGGTACATTAATGATTGAACCTACGGAAAGTGAAAGTAAACAGGAATTAGATCGTTTTATTGATGCAATGTTACAAATAAAGAAAGAGGTTGATAAAGTCAAAAATAAAGAGTGGACATTAGACGATAATCCATTAGTACATGCACCACATACAGCAAATAGTTTAGTTACTTGTCAGTGGAAACACATTTATTCGAGAGAAGAGGCTGTTTATCCATTAGCATTTGTAAAAGAGAATAAATACTGGCCGAGTGTAAGTCGAGTTAATGATGTTTATGGTGATAAAAACCTAATATGTTCCTGTCCATTGATTGAAGATTACCTTGAGTGA
- the pgsA gene encoding CDP-diacylglycerol--glycerol-3-phosphate 3-phosphatidyltransferase has product MLLKLTIPNILTTIRVALIPIFVIICYLPVLLPKGAISQSQVNFAAALTFAIAGITDWLDGMIARKWNQTTELGAFLDPVADKLLVACALILLVRWDRTYAFLAIIIISREICVSSLRELMARKNRSNVIAVAKIGKWKTAAQMTAIIMLLLGTFPYFAWNLHDLGNTFLVIAVILTIISFAYYVKEIYLDLRTNNTA; this is encoded by the coding sequence ATGCTATTAAAATTAACTATCCCTAATATTCTAACAACAATAAGAGTTGCCCTAATCCCTATCTTTGTCATTATTTGTTACCTACCTGTCCTCTTGCCCAAAGGTGCTATCAGTCAATCTCAAGTCAATTTTGCTGCCGCCTTAACTTTTGCAATTGCAGGAATTACAGATTGGTTAGATGGAATGATTGCTAGAAAATGGAATCAAACCACTGAGCTAGGTGCTTTTTTAGATCCTGTTGCTGACAAGTTGTTAGTTGCATGCGCTCTCATTTTACTAGTCAGATGGGATAGAACTTACGCTTTCCTCGCCATCATTATCATAAGTCGTGAAATTTGTGTTAGTTCATTAAGAGAGTTAATGGCTCGTAAAAATCGTAGTAATGTAATTGCAGTAGCAAAAATAGGCAAATGGAAAACGGCAGCTCAAATGACCGCCATTATAATGTTATTGCTTGGGACGTTCCCTTACTTCGCTTGGAACCTACATGATTTAGGAAATACTTTTTTAGTGATCGCCGTAATTTTAACTATTATTTCGTTCGCATATTATGTGAAAGAAATTTATTTAGACTTAAGGACAAATAATACAGCTTAG
- the rlmB gene encoding 23S rRNA (guanosine(2251)-2'-O)-methyltransferase RlmB, with translation MKNKKLIVGFHATNARLWQNPKSLYEIYVLNSKDDQRTRDVIKKAHQENIRVYWVEADRLQAIAGKHTKHNGIVAFIDASSPFTHIDDILDQLQEPPFLLILDGITDPHNLGAILRVADAMGVHAVIAPKDKSAGLNTTVSKIACGAAESIHYITVTNLVRTIKELKKRQIWIYGTDTNTDVNLYEANLPLGIAWIVGSEGAGMRRLTKENCDVLISIPMYGTVESLNVSVSTGIILSETKRQHFLKLKGV, from the coding sequence ATGAAAAACAAAAAATTAATCGTTGGCTTTCACGCTACTAATGCTCGTTTATGGCAAAATCCTAAGAGTCTGTATGAAATTTATGTTCTTAATTCAAAAGATGATCAAAGAACTCGAGATGTCATAAAAAAAGCACATCAAGAAAATATAAGAGTGTATTGGGTGGAGGCTGATAGGCTTCAAGCAATCGCTGGTAAGCATACTAAACACAACGGTATCGTTGCCTTCATTGACGCTTCCTCCCCTTTTACCCACATTGATGATATCTTAGATCAACTACAAGAACCCCCTTTTCTACTAATTCTAGATGGTATTACAGATCCTCATAACCTTGGGGCAATATTAAGAGTTGCTGATGCCATGGGAGTACATGCTGTCATTGCACCCAAGGATAAAAGTGCAGGTTTGAACACGACTGTTAGCAAAATTGCTTGTGGCGCAGCTGAAAGTATTCATTATATCACCGTAACAAACTTGGTTCGCACAATAAAGGAGCTAAAAAAAAGACAAATTTGGATTTATGGAACTGATACAAATACTGATGTTAATTTATATGAAGCAAATTTACCTTTAGGTATCGCCTGGATCGTAGGTTCAGAAGGTGCCGGTATGCGTCGATTAACAAAAGAAAATTGTGATGTTTTAATCTCTATCCCTATGTATGGGACTGTTGAAAGTTTGAATGTCAGTGTTAGTACAGGGATTATTTTATCAGAAACGAAAAGGCAACATTTTTTAAAGTTGAAAGGAGTATAA